Proteins encoded within one genomic window of Mesorhizobium sp. AR10:
- a CDS encoding lytic transglycosylase domain-containing protein — translation MVSIWLLWSSAAQADPPQSAAKKLIGRVCDLIEAHAEQNGLPKDFFARLIWKESRFDPNAVSPVGAEGIAQFMPGTAKMRGLANSFDIGQAIPASAKYLAEMRTGFGNLGLAAAAYNAGESRVSRWLSSGGFLPMETESYVFDIMGEPADKFTDTAYAGTIQPLDKKTSFAVACRKLPVIMSTTVAMASINVKPWGVQVAGNFRRGAAINQWIRVRGRFPAMLSGHDPVVSRVRTPIGRRGIYAVRIGVDDRARANVICQKLKSIGGACIVVRNR, via the coding sequence TTGGTTTCCATCTGGCTTCTGTGGAGCAGCGCGGCTCAGGCCGATCCGCCGCAATCGGCCGCGAAAAAATTGATCGGCCGGGTCTGCGACCTGATCGAGGCGCATGCCGAGCAAAACGGCCTGCCGAAGGATTTCTTCGCCCGGCTGATCTGGAAGGAAAGCCGCTTCGATCCGAACGCGGTCAGCCCGGTCGGCGCCGAGGGCATCGCCCAGTTCATGCCGGGTACCGCCAAGATGCGCGGTCTCGCCAATTCCTTCGACATCGGCCAGGCGATACCGGCCTCGGCGAAATACCTCGCTGAAATGAGAACCGGCTTTGGCAATCTCGGTCTGGCGGCTGCCGCCTACAATGCCGGCGAGAGCCGGGTGTCGCGCTGGTTGAGTTCCGGCGGCTTTCTGCCGATGGAGACCGAGAGCTATGTTTTCGACATCATGGGCGAGCCGGCCGACAAGTTCACCGACACCGCCTATGCCGGCACCATTCAGCCGCTCGACAAGAAAACGAGTTTTGCGGTTGCTTGCCGCAAGCTGCCGGTCATCATGTCGACGACCGTGGCGATGGCGTCGATCAATGTGAAGCCGTGGGGTGTCCAGGTGGCAGGCAATTTCCGTCGCGGTGCGGCGATCAATCAATGGATCAGAGTGAGAGGCCGGTTCCCGGCCATGCTCAGCGGTCATGATCCCGTCGTCAGTCGCGTGCGCACGCCGATCGGCCGGCGCGGCATCTATGCGGTCCGGATCGGCGTCGACGATCGCGCCCGCGCCAACGTCATTTGCCAGAAACTGAAGAGCATCGGCGGCGCCTGCATTGTGGTGCGGAATCGGTAG
- a CDS encoding chloramphenicol phosphotransferase CPT family protein, whose protein sequence is MTAKIVLLNGVGSAGKSSIARALQTLTREPFLHVQMDAFIEMLPEALQDHADGFSYETTREDGKPSVSIKSGPVGRRTLQGMRHAIAAMARQGNSLIVDDVLCNGEMPEYQRLLSDFDLYLVAILAPLDVLEAREMQRADRRPGLARWQYDRVHKGIRYDLEVDTSRLTPLECARRIQQEFRL, encoded by the coding sequence ATGACTGCCAAAATCGTCCTGCTCAATGGCGTCGGCAGCGCCGGCAAGAGCTCGATCGCCAGGGCGTTGCAAACGCTGACGCGCGAGCCGTTCCTGCACGTCCAGATGGATGCGTTCATCGAGATGCTGCCGGAGGCCTTGCAGGACCATGCCGACGGGTTTTCCTATGAAACCACAAGAGAGGATGGCAAGCCGTCGGTGTCAATCAAGAGTGGGCCGGTTGGCCGGCGAACCTTGCAAGGGATGCGGCACGCCATTGCCGCCATGGCAAGACAAGGAAACAGCCTCATTGTCGACGACGTGCTCTGCAATGGCGAGATGCCGGAGTATCAGCGGCTGCTGTCGGATTTTGATCTCTACCTGGTCGCCATCCTGGCGCCGCTGGACGTCCTCGAGGCCCGCGAAATGCAGCGGGCGGACAGGCGGCCAGGTCTGGCACGCTGGCAGTATGACCGCGTCCACAAGGGCATCCGCTATGATCTCGAAGTCGACACCAGTCGGCTCACGCCGCTCGAATGCGCCCGTCGCATCCAGCAAGAATTTCGACTATAG
- a CDS encoding Stf0 family sulfotransferase, whose protein sequence is MSDKGRRMFDGYIICGTPRTGSTLLCHLLASTKTAGNPHSFYRRQDVSEWAEDWNLPDRNTMNELEFNAAYLNAAIAAGTGGTGVFGLRLMRENLDELSAILDQIFPGLSSDKARFERAFGHVLYIHLSRENKLAQAVSLVKAEQTGLWHIAPDGTEIERLAPAREPQYDFARIKRQFTELETYDAAWNIWFEEQRITPLRVGYERLSSNPAATLVLICEALGVQVPNADDVRPGVAKLSDETSLDWMRRYHLDAAV, encoded by the coding sequence ATGAGCGACAAAGGCCGCAGGATGTTTGACGGATACATTATCTGCGGTACGCCGAGAACCGGAAGCACTTTGCTGTGTCATCTTCTGGCGTCCACGAAGACGGCCGGCAATCCTCACTCATTCTATCGGCGGCAGGACGTTTCAGAGTGGGCTGAAGACTGGAATCTGCCCGATCGCAACACGATGAACGAGCTGGAATTCAATGCCGCTTATCTCAATGCGGCGATCGCCGCTGGCACGGGCGGAACGGGTGTCTTCGGCCTTCGTTTGATGAGAGAAAATCTGGATGAGCTTTCGGCAATCCTCGACCAGATTTTCCCAGGACTTTCATCCGACAAGGCGCGTTTTGAAAGAGCATTTGGCCATGTTCTCTACATACACCTCTCCCGAGAGAACAAGCTTGCGCAGGCTGTCTCCCTGGTCAAAGCAGAGCAAACCGGTCTTTGGCATATCGCTCCCGACGGAACCGAGATCGAAAGGCTCGCACCGGCGAGAGAACCCCAATATGATTTCGCGCGGATCAAACGTCAGTTCACTGAACTCGAGACCTACGATGCGGCCTGGAACATCTGGTTCGAAGAACAACGCATAACCCCGCTGCGGGTTGGCTATGAGCGTCTTTCAAGCAATCCGGCTGCGACCTTGGTGCTCATCTGCGAAGCCCTGGGAGTTCAAGTGCCGAATGCCGACGATGTACGGCCCGGCGTTGCAAAGCTCTCCGACGAGACAAGCCTCGATTGGATGCGCCGCTATCATTTGGACGCAGCCGTCTGA
- a CDS encoding response regulator — protein MPEYSFFIRSIRIRYLSGLLIFALASAAIMFALNRVNSFRHDIDALSSNLVTFGRDLRNATSFAETTGTAWRTETRDGLAAAARGHSERLTGEIETLTAEIAAIKPRLSNKTVNELDSASVNGDLFWSTRDMVRNFNLMSVAQKVDEWSYREIRNQNDLFAQPMLIRARTAMDVERHLADAASDRLLLWASGLLFAVLAIVALWIFRPMEKAIRRAFTESAESLFKAEAADRAKSEFLANMSHEIRTPMNGVLGMAELLAKTDLTSRQKTFTDVIVKSGNALLTIINDILDFSKINAGQLTLDPAPFRLAEAVEDVATLVSARVAEKNLELIVRVDPRLPAFVVGDAGRFRQIVTNLLGNAVKFTEKGHVLVDVGGEAVNGLVQLKVRVEDTGIGIPAEKLQNVFEKFAQVDGSSTRRHEGTGLGLAIAARLVDLMGGKIGVESEIGRGSVFWFAVPVPSHQQDARDEIVPVDVTGARVLVIDDNPVNREILLEQLRSWSFDCAAAESGAVGLAFLDRATQLGAAVDCIILDYQMPGMNGADVARAIAADSRLAAIPVVLLTSVDQVDFGKMVIDFGIAAYLTKPARSAILLGTVISVIQKARAQVGKAQVGKALFVREPVVPQAAPSAPPPAFTVIRGPAMPANVAPESTATPNGPIDILIAEDNDVNQLVFGQILNGLGLSYRIAGNGRTAVEMYRALRPKLILMDVSMPEMNGYEATRAIRAIEAATGSHTPIIGVTAHALKGDRDKCIEAGMDDYLPKPVSPDRLGTKIGTWLSETVVAKTA, from the coding sequence ATGCCGGAATATTCTTTCTTCATTCGCTCGATCCGGATACGCTATCTCTCGGGATTGCTGATTTTCGCGCTGGCTTCCGCCGCCATCATGTTTGCGCTGAACCGCGTGAATTCTTTCCGACACGACATCGATGCGCTTAGCAGCAATCTGGTTACCTTTGGCCGGGACCTGCGCAACGCGACCAGTTTCGCCGAAACCACCGGCACCGCCTGGCGGACCGAAACCCGCGACGGTCTCGCCGCCGCGGCACGCGGCCATTCCGAACGCCTGACCGGCGAGATCGAAACGCTCACCGCCGAGATTGCCGCGATAAAGCCGCGCCTCTCGAACAAGACCGTCAACGAACTCGATTCCGCCTCCGTCAACGGCGATCTGTTCTGGTCGACGCGCGACATGGTGCGCAATTTCAACCTGATGTCGGTGGCGCAAAAGGTCGATGAATGGAGCTACCGGGAGATCCGCAACCAGAACGATCTTTTTGCCCAGCCGATGCTGATCCGGGCCCGCACCGCCATGGACGTCGAACGCCATCTGGCCGACGCCGCCAGCGACAGGTTGCTGTTGTGGGCGAGCGGCCTTTTGTTCGCCGTCCTTGCCATTGTCGCCCTGTGGATTTTCCGGCCGATGGAAAAGGCGATCCGCCGCGCCTTCACCGAATCCGCAGAGTCGCTGTTCAAGGCCGAGGCCGCCGACCGCGCCAAATCCGAATTCCTGGCCAATATGAGCCATGAGATCCGCACGCCGATGAACGGCGTGCTGGGTATGGCCGAACTGCTCGCCAAGACCGATCTGACCTCGCGCCAGAAGACCTTCACCGATGTCATCGTCAAATCCGGCAACGCGCTGCTGACCATCATCAACGACATCCTCGATTTCTCGAAAATCAATGCCGGCCAGCTGACGCTCGATCCGGCTCCCTTCCGCCTTGCCGAAGCAGTCGAGGACGTGGCGACCCTGGTATCGGCGCGCGTTGCCGAAAAAAACCTCGAACTGATCGTCCGCGTCGATCCGCGCCTGCCGGCCTTTGTCGTCGGAGATGCCGGACGGTTCCGCCAGATCGTCACCAACCTGCTCGGCAATGCGGTGAAGTTCACCGAAAAGGGCCATGTGCTGGTCGACGTCGGCGGCGAAGCCGTCAATGGCCTGGTCCAGCTCAAGGTCCGCGTCGAAGATACCGGCATCGGCATTCCGGCCGAAAAACTGCAGAACGTTTTCGAAAAATTCGCGCAGGTCGACGGGTCGTCGACGCGCCGCCATGAAGGCACCGGCCTCGGCCTCGCCATCGCCGCCCGCCTCGTCGACCTGATGGGCGGCAAGATCGGCGTCGAAAGCGAAATCGGCCGCGGCTCCGTCTTCTGGTTCGCAGTGCCGGTACCCTCGCATCAACAGGACGCCCGCGACGAAATCGTGCCGGTCGACGTCACCGGCGCCCGCGTTCTGGTCATCGACGACAATCCGGTCAACCGTGAGATCCTGCTCGAGCAGTTGAGAAGCTGGAGCTTCGACTGCGCCGCCGCTGAAAGCGGCGCTGTCGGCCTGGCGTTCCTCGATCGGGCCACCCAGTTGGGGGCTGCCGTCGACTGTATCATCCTCGATTACCAGATGCCCGGCATGAACGGCGCCGATGTCGCCAGGGCAATCGCCGCCGACAGCCGCCTGGCCGCCATTCCGGTCGTGTTGCTGACCTCGGTCGACCAGGTCGATTTCGGCAAGATGGTCATCGATTTCGGTATCGCCGCGTATTTGACCAAGCCGGCACGCTCGGCCATCCTGCTCGGCACCGTCATCTCGGTCATCCAGAAAGCCCGCGCACAGGTCGGCAAGGCACAGGTCGGCAAGGCACTGTTCGTTCGCGAACCCGTCGTCCCTCAGGCAGCACCCTCGGCGCCGCCGCCTGCCTTCACGGTCATCCGCGGTCCGGCGATGCCGGCAAATGTCGCGCCGGAATCCACTGCCACGCCGAACGGTCCGATCGATATCCTCATTGCCGAGGACAATGACGTGAACCAGCTGGTTTTCGGCCAGATCCTCAACGGTCTCGGCCTGAGCTACCGCATCGCCGGCAACGGCCGCACGGCGGTCGAGATGTACCGGGCGCTGCGGCCCAAGCTGATCCTGATGGATGTTTCCATGCCGGAGATGAACGGTTACGAGGCGACCCGCGCCATCCGGGCAATCGAGGCCGCGACAGGCAGCCATACACCGATCATCGGCGTCACCGCGCACGCGCTGAAGGGCGACCGCGACAAATGCATCGAGGCCGGCATGGACGACTATCTGCCCAAGCCGGTTTCGCCCGATCGCCTCGGCACCAAGATCGGCACCTGGCTCAGTGAGACGGTGGTGGCGAAGACGGCATAG
- a CDS encoding amidohydrolase, translating to MGSLVGDAEGIPNRRMLLQWLGGAATAAILPGCASWPLPPGLCVADGRGNIIDVHCHLFNASDVSVEGFVRYVVLGEHREEVFPELKAARAGGIVDALVVLLVLILSASAITAKREAANLRRRQPMEKPEDLDNRQTEAVADALLTLDQSQRAPNKVVQSIAGDQADYPALLDQIYAEAGLMTAKARAEPLSKAQAVGVARNLKGKGSKIARFIDFARLLLGSREAIAREYIRVFADRRCVQMITPSFLDMHGWLGKAPISSIAEQVDVMDALQVTIARSSDVHMHSMVGFDPRRSAEDRNVLKLVKHAINDCGFVGVKLYPPMGFQPIENGELKVPEEPKGASGKHIERALMELYDWCAAEDVPIIAHAENSLGSLCGYGHRASPEWWRKVLANPKYTRLRINLAHFGGFDEALDIGDNAPQGLRCEKDKYSGAVWEDIIGETIRNDGREFLFADLGYLSELTIPDSQEEERPEIRRRLEAFRIAYDPDVRHLMYGTDWTMIAKELDNNNYLANLDAQLRLAGFTPDQLQNIYWRNAVRYLGLGRGEKTRGRLQRYCAKRQLPDAWLMAFDAV from the coding sequence ATGGGCAGCTTGGTTGGGGATGCCGAGGGCATCCCAAATCGACGGATGCTGCTGCAGTGGCTGGGTGGTGCAGCAACCGCCGCGATACTGCCCGGCTGCGCATCGTGGCCGCTGCCCCCAGGCCTCTGCGTTGCAGACGGGCGCGGCAACATCATCGATGTCCACTGCCATCTCTTCAATGCTTCGGATGTGTCAGTTGAAGGCTTTGTCAGATATGTCGTGCTGGGTGAGCACCGGGAGGAGGTCTTCCCGGAACTAAAAGCTGCTCGAGCCGGCGGTATTGTCGATGCGCTGGTTGTGCTGCTGGTTTTGATCCTCAGTGCCAGTGCGATTACCGCGAAGCGAGAAGCCGCCAATCTGCGCCGCCGTCAGCCGATGGAAAAGCCCGAAGACTTGGACAACCGCCAGACCGAGGCGGTGGCAGATGCACTGCTGACCCTTGATCAAAGCCAGCGCGCGCCAAACAAAGTCGTTCAATCGATCGCCGGCGACCAGGCCGACTATCCTGCGCTGCTCGACCAGATCTACGCCGAAGCCGGCCTTATGACGGCCAAGGCACGGGCCGAGCCGCTTAGCAAAGCTCAAGCGGTTGGGGTGGCCCGAAACCTAAAGGGCAAGGGTTCGAAAATAGCACGTTTTATCGATTTCGCTCGTCTGCTGCTGGGCAGCCGTGAGGCCATCGCACGGGAATATATCCGGGTCTTCGCAGACAGGCGCTGCGTGCAGATGATCACGCCGAGCTTTCTCGATATGCATGGTTGGTTGGGCAAGGCGCCAATCTCGTCCATCGCCGAACAAGTGGATGTCATGGATGCGCTTCAGGTTACCATAGCGCGGTCTAGCGATGTGCACATGCACAGCATGGTGGGCTTCGATCCGCGCCGCTCAGCAGAAGACCGCAACGTGTTGAAGCTGGTCAAGCACGCTATCAACGACTGCGGCTTCGTCGGCGTCAAACTCTATCCGCCAATGGGATTTCAGCCCATTGAGAACGGCGAACTCAAGGTTCCGGAAGAGCCAAAAGGCGCAAGCGGCAAGCACATTGAACGCGCGCTTATGGAACTATACGATTGGTGCGCGGCCGAAGATGTGCCGATCATCGCGCATGCCGAAAACAGCCTTGGTTCACTTTGCGGCTATGGGCATCGTGCAAGCCCCGAGTGGTGGCGGAAAGTGCTTGCTAACCCGAAGTATACTCGCCTTCGGATCAATCTTGCGCATTTCGGCGGCTTCGACGAGGCACTCGACATTGGGGACAACGCGCCTCAAGGACTAAGATGCGAGAAAGATAAATACTCAGGCGCCGTATGGGAGGACATTATCGGCGAGACTATCAGGAACGACGGTCGTGAATTCCTGTTCGCCGATTTGGGCTATCTGAGCGAACTGACTATCCCGGATAGCCAAGAAGAAGAGCGCCCTGAAATCCGCCGCCGTTTGGAAGCGTTCCGCATTGCCTACGATCCGGACGTGCGCCACCTCATGTACGGCACCGACTGGACCATGATCGCCAAGGAACTCGACAACAACAACTATCTCGCAAATCTCGACGCCCAACTTCGTCTCGCCGGCTTCACGCCGGACCAGTTGCAGAATATCTACTGGCGCAACGCCGTTCGGTATCTAGGCTTGGGTCGTGGAGAAAAGACCCGCGGCCGGTTGCAGCGCTACTGCGCCAAGCGACAACTCCCTGACGCGTGGCTGATGGCCTTCGATGCAGTTTGA
- a CDS encoding polyprenyl synthetase family protein, which produces MTKDDQMAFELALGARAAPLEALLRRLLDGRTLSGEIARPERLMAAMRHGVLNGGKRLRPFLVMESAALFSADGEAALRVAAALECVHCYSLIHDDLPAMDDDDLRRGQPTVHKAFDEATAILAGDALLTLAFDILADEATALPAERRAALVLALTRAAGAGGMVGGQTLDLEAERNRPDEAGIIRLQAMKTGALIRFACEAGAIVAGAAPQDRDRLAEFGSAIGLAFQLADDLLDLTADISQMGKATGKDAAAGKATLVALHGANWARQQLHGLVDQAHALLEPYGEQAVLLKAAAKFVAARNN; this is translated from the coding sequence ATGACGAAAGACGATCAAATGGCGTTCGAATTGGCGCTTGGCGCGCGGGCGGCTCCGCTCGAGGCGCTGCTGCGGCGGCTTCTCGACGGGCGAACGCTTTCAGGCGAAATCGCCCGGCCGGAGCGCCTGATGGCGGCAATGCGCCACGGTGTGCTGAACGGCGGCAAGCGCCTGCGCCCCTTCCTGGTCATGGAAAGTGCGGCACTGTTCTCCGCCGATGGCGAGGCGGCACTGCGCGTGGCGGCAGCGCTCGAATGCGTGCATTGCTATTCGCTGATCCATGACGATCTGCCGGCCATGGACGATGACGATCTGCGCCGCGGCCAGCCAACCGTGCACAAGGCTTTCGACGAGGCCACCGCGATCCTTGCCGGCGACGCCTTGCTGACCCTTGCTTTTGATATCCTCGCCGACGAGGCGACGGCCCTGCCGGCAGAGCGCAGGGCAGCCCTGGTGCTGGCGCTCACCCGCGCCGCCGGCGCCGGCGGCATGGTCGGCGGTCAGACACTCGACCTCGAAGCCGAGCGCAACCGGCCGGACGAGGCCGGCATCATCCGGCTTCAAGCGATGAAGACCGGCGCGCTGATCCGCTTCGCCTGCGAGGCGGGCGCCATCGTCGCCGGCGCAGCACCGCAAGACCGTGACAGGCTGGCTGAATTCGGCTCGGCGATCGGACTTGCCTTCCAGCTTGCCGACGACCTGCTCGATCTGACGGCCGATATCAGCCAGATGGGCAAGGCGACCGGCAAGGACGCCGCCGCCGGCAAGGCGACGCTGGTGGCGCTGCACGGCGCGAACTGGGCGCGGCAGCAGCTTCACGGCCTCGTCGACCAGGCCCATGCGCTGCTCGAACCCTATGGCGAACAGGCGGTGCTTCTGAAAGCCGCGGCAAAATTCGTGGCCGCCCGCAACAACTGA
- a CDS encoding biosynthetic peptidoglycan transglycosylase encodes MAARPKGGNRIGLKRWVRRGITIAAVLALIPAVLTVLYMPFFVHPVSTLMLKDLATFSGYDRRWVSIDDVSPVLAYSVIMSEDGQFCSHRGVDLGELRGVVDDAIAGEATRGASTITMQTVKNLYLWSRPLGTVRKVVELPLAVYFDAVLSKRRIMEIYLNIAEWGPGIYGIEAAAQHHFGVSAKQLSRRQAALLAVTLPNPITRNPAKPGPGLRRLAALIERRAGRSGAYVGCLQ; translated from the coding sequence ATGGCGGCGAGACCGAAAGGCGGCAACCGCATCGGTCTCAAACGCTGGGTCCGGCGCGGCATCACTATCGCCGCCGTGCTCGCGCTGATACCGGCGGTACTGACGGTCCTGTATATGCCGTTCTTCGTGCATCCGGTTTCGACATTGATGCTGAAGGATCTGGCGACGTTTTCCGGCTATGACCGGCGCTGGGTTTCGATCGACGACGTGTCGCCCGTGTTGGCATATTCGGTGATCATGTCCGAGGACGGCCAGTTCTGTTCCCATCGCGGCGTCGATCTTGGAGAATTGCGCGGCGTCGTCGATGACGCGATCGCCGGCGAAGCGACGCGCGGCGCCTCGACCATCACCATGCAGACCGTGAAGAACCTTTATCTCTGGTCGCGGCCGCTTGGCACGGTCCGCAAGGTCGTCGAACTGCCGCTGGCCGTCTATTTCGACGCGGTGCTGTCGAAACGGCGGATCATGGAAATCTATCTCAACATCGCCGAATGGGGCCCGGGCATCTATGGCATCGAGGCCGCCGCCCAGCATCATTTCGGCGTTTCGGCAAAACAGCTGTCGCGACGGCAGGCGGCGCTGCTGGCCGTCACCTTGCCAAACCCGATCACACGCAACCCGGCCAAGCCCGGCCCAGGGCTGCGGCGGCTGGCCGCCCTGATCGAGCGGCGCGCCGGCAGGTCCGGCGCCTATGTCGGCTGCCTTCAGTAG
- the rpmF gene encoding 50S ribosomal protein L32 — translation MAVPKRKTSPSKRGMRRSADALKAPTYVEDKNSGEMRRPHHIDLKTGMYRGRQVLEPKES, via the coding sequence ATGGCCGTACCGAAACGAAAAACCTCTCCGTCCAAGCGCGGCATGCGCCGCTCGGCCGACGCGCTCAAGGCCCCGACCTATGTCGAGGACAAGAATTCCGGCGAAATGCGCCGTCCGCACCATATCGACCTGAAGACCGGCATGTATCGTGGCCGCCAGGTTCTGGAGCCGAAGGAAAGCTGA
- a CDS encoding agmatinase translates to MTKLTTAPRDVFQTFMNFPLVEDLDTLKADVAIIGMPYGDPYTIDELINDQTNAPTAVRRASPRISLGLDRYDFDIGGTVFDGQDISVVDVGDIAGNAADHVGHYKRAEAAIRKIRAAGALPITIGGDHGIPIPIFRALDGEGPITLVQLDAHLDWRDNVNGVREGYSSTIRRASEMAHIDKIFQLGIRGQGSARMEEVEAARAYGSNIITANEWQDIGTAALLKRIPDSGRYYLTIDADGLDPAVMPAVEGPSPGGVSYRQTIELIKGLFAKGRVVGVDIVEIAPARDINEITSITAGNIILNVIGAAVRAGQFKR, encoded by the coding sequence ATGACCAAACTCACTACCGCGCCGCGCGATGTCTTCCAGACATTCATGAACTTTCCGCTGGTCGAGGACCTCGATACGCTGAAGGCCGACGTCGCCATCATCGGAATGCCCTACGGCGATCCCTATACGATCGACGAGCTGATCAACGACCAGACCAATGCGCCGACCGCTGTGCGGCGCGCCTCGCCGCGCATCAGCCTGGGGCTCGACCGCTATGATTTCGACATTGGCGGCACTGTGTTCGACGGCCAGGACATCAGCGTGGTCGACGTTGGCGACATTGCCGGCAACGCCGCCGACCATGTCGGGCACTACAAGCGGGCCGAAGCAGCGATCCGCAAGATCCGTGCAGCTGGAGCGCTGCCGATCACCATCGGCGGTGACCACGGCATTCCGATTCCGATTTTCCGGGCTCTCGACGGCGAAGGACCGATCACGCTGGTGCAACTCGACGCCCATCTCGACTGGCGCGACAACGTCAACGGCGTAAGGGAGGGGTACTCCAGTACCATCCGCCGGGCCTCCGAAATGGCGCATATCGACAAGATCTTTCAGCTCGGCATTCGGGGCCAGGGCAGTGCACGCATGGAAGAAGTCGAAGCGGCGCGCGCATACGGGTCCAACATCATCACCGCCAATGAATGGCAGGATATCGGCACCGCGGCGCTGCTCAAGCGCATCCCGGATAGCGGCCGCTACTATCTCACCATCGACGCTGACGGCCTGGATCCGGCTGTGATGCCGGCGGTCGAGGGACCGTCGCCTGGCGGCGTCAGCTACCGGCAGACGATCGAACTGATCAAAGGGCTGTTCGCCAAGGGACGCGTCGTCGGCGTGGACATCGTCGAGATCGCGCCTGCCCGCGACATCAACGAGATCACCTCGATAACCGCCGGCAACATCATCCTCAACGTCATTGGTGCCGCCGTACGCGCCGGCCAGTTCAAACGCTGA
- a CDS encoding GlcG/HbpS family heme-binding protein, producing MTALTLDKAIEIIDAAFAKGAELKLKPLGVSVLDAGAHLVAFQRQDGASFLRPQMSAGKAYGALAIGMGSRRVEAFAKERPHLVAGISDVSGGRVLPVVGGVLIRDKSGAVIGAVGISGDTSDNDEAAAIAGIEAAGFTADPG from the coding sequence ATGACCGCACTGACGCTAGACAAAGCCATTGAGATCATCGACGCCGCCTTCGCCAAAGGTGCCGAGCTCAAACTCAAGCCGCTGGGCGTCTCCGTGCTCGATGCCGGCGCCCATCTGGTCGCTTTCCAGCGTCAGGACGGCGCCTCGTTCCTGCGTCCGCAAATGTCGGCCGGCAAGGCCTATGGCGCGCTCGCCATCGGCATGGGCTCGCGCCGCGTCGAGGCTTTCGCCAAGGAACGCCCGCATCTGGTCGCCGGCATCTCCGACGTGTCCGGCGGACGCGTCCTGCCGGTCGTCGGCGGCGTGCTGATCCGCGACAAATCAGGTGCAGTTATCGGCGCCGTCGGCATTTCCGGCGACACCTCGGACAATGACGAGGCCGCGGCCATCGCCGGCATCGAGGCGGCCGGTTTCACGGCAGACCCCGGCTGA
- a CDS encoding winged helix-turn-helix transcriptional regulator — MNIDRRSGCPINLSLEVFGDRWSLIILRDMIFGGKRHFRELLNGSIEGIASNILADRLKRLMELGMLTKADDPSHKQKAIYSLTDMAITLVPILAHLGAWGRVWLPTSEELSIRAELLEKGGPPMWERFMDELRHEHLGTPADASAGTSVRATLQAGFEAVVARKALSAGRDPAS, encoded by the coding sequence ATGAACATCGATCGCCGGTCCGGATGCCCGATCAATCTCTCACTGGAGGTGTTTGGCGATCGCTGGAGCCTGATCATCCTTCGCGACATGATCTTCGGCGGCAAACGCCATTTTCGCGAACTGCTCAACGGTTCGATCGAAGGCATCGCCTCCAACATCCTCGCCGACCGGCTGAAGCGGCTGATGGAGCTCGGTATGCTGACCAAGGCCGACGATCCCAGCCACAAGCAGAAGGCGATCTACAGCCTGACCGACATGGCCATCACGCTGGTGCCGATCCTGGCGCATCTCGGAGCCTGGGGCCGCGTCTGGCTGCCCACAAGCGAGGAACTCTCGATCCGCGCCGAGCTTCTGGAAAAGGGCGGCCCGCCGATGTGGGAGCGGTTCATGGACGAACTGCGCCACGAGCATCTGGGGACACCTGCCGACGCTTCGGCGGGCACCTCCGTTCGTGCCACCTTGCAGGCCGGATTCGAGGCGGTGGTCGCCCGCAAGGCGCTGAGCGCCGGCCGCGACCCGGCCTCCTGA